One genomic window of Vibrio parahaemolyticus includes the following:
- a CDS encoding 3-phenylpropionate MFS transporter, with translation MLKPSPYGWISQYFLGFFFAYGVYLPFWSLWFKEQGVSSTDIGLLVGLGLATRCVANLVITPRVHRVEHLMPTLRWLSFAALIFVGFHFFTGGSFWLMALATVLFNLCCGPVVPLSDAMANYYARLKMLDYGRTRLWGSIAFIAGSTVVGFLVAEFGSDMILYTAMVGVFFSLLFAMRSINPMPVTRGDQHAERPKLSALLTDKSVVKFLVLVSLIQGSHAAYYGFSAIHWKAAGHSEDVIGYLWSLGVAAEVAVFALSKRLFAGWALRTLFIVAACGVMMRWGMTAATTSIVALVIVQLLHGVTFATAHIAAIQYIQNSEEHKMVALQALYNAIPLGAFIALMTVLSGWGYEHWGALVFWGMAAMGLLALFIKLDPQESSHNVVDVSEKALETQN, from the coding sequence ATGTTGAAACCTTCTCCGTATGGCTGGATTTCCCAGTACTTTCTCGGATTCTTTTTTGCGTATGGCGTTTACCTGCCATTTTGGTCGTTGTGGTTTAAAGAACAGGGCGTTTCTTCCACGGACATTGGTTTACTGGTTGGTTTAGGTTTGGCGACACGCTGCGTGGCTAACCTCGTCATTACCCCTCGTGTACACCGAGTTGAACATCTAATGCCAACGTTGCGTTGGTTGAGTTTTGCTGCTCTCATTTTTGTTGGTTTCCACTTTTTTACGGGCGGCAGTTTTTGGCTTATGGCATTGGCAACGGTGTTGTTTAACTTGTGTTGTGGTCCGGTAGTTCCGCTATCAGACGCGATGGCAAACTACTACGCTCGCTTGAAAATGTTGGATTACGGTCGCACGCGTTTGTGGGGGTCTATAGCCTTCATTGCGGGTTCAACGGTGGTGGGTTTCCTTGTCGCAGAATTTGGCTCGGATATGATTCTGTACACCGCGATGGTGGGGGTGTTCTTTTCATTGCTTTTCGCGATGCGCAGCATCAATCCAATGCCTGTCACTCGCGGTGACCAGCATGCTGAACGTCCGAAATTATCCGCACTGCTTACCGATAAATCAGTGGTGAAGTTCTTGGTTTTGGTGTCACTTATCCAAGGTAGCCATGCGGCGTACTACGGCTTTAGTGCCATTCACTGGAAAGCGGCGGGTCACTCAGAAGACGTGATCGGCTACTTGTGGAGTCTGGGCGTTGCGGCAGAAGTGGCTGTGTTTGCATTGAGTAAGCGTCTATTTGCTGGTTGGGCGCTGCGCACGCTGTTTATTGTTGCAGCTTGTGGTGTGATGATGCGTTGGGGCATGACCGCTGCAACAACGTCTATCGTTGCGTTGGTTATCGTGCAACTTCTGCACGGTGTGACATTCGCGACGGCGCACATTGCGGCCATTCAATACATCCAAAACTCTGAAGAGCACAAAATGGTGGCGCTGCAAGCGCTATACAATGCGATCCCGCTTGGCGCATTTATCGCGCTGATGACGGTGCTCAGTGGTTGGGGTTACGAGCACTGGGGCGCGCTGGTGTTCTGGGGTATGGCGGCAATGGGCCTATTGGCGCTGTTCATCAAATTGGACCCTCAAGAGTCTAGCCACAACGTGGTGGATGTGTCTGAAAAGGCACTTGAAACACAGAATTAG
- a CDS encoding DUF294 nucleotidyltransferase-like domain-containing protein — translation MPDKFNMQSPPFDRLTDAQQTRLRSSLDVAYYRTRDVILSSGQTNPHLHILIKGAVEERSKDQSEVFAHYANDDMFDVRSLFEECVRHQYIALEDTLSYLLPKDVFLELYNENGQFAAYFDNNLSKRQELIEAAQQQQNLAEFILTKVDNSIYHPPMILAPETPINEVTRTLKDNGIDAALVQLHDDDPRLEKWPSAHPYAIVTRTNMLHSVMLDNCAVDTPVGEIATFPVYHVDDGDFLFNAMITMTRNRMKRLMVCEGNRAVGMLDMTQILSAFSTHSHVLTLSIARASSVEELALASNRQRQLVESLLRNGIRTRFIMELISAVNEQIIEKAFELVVPPALHDHCCLIVLGSEGRGEQILKTDQDNALIIEDGLEWPHCEQVMQSFTHTLQQLGYPLCPGKVMVNNPKWVKTQQEWIHTLDHWIAKAEPEPIMDLAIFSDAHAVAGNRELLIPIANHLRDSMKDRMLVLSDFTRPALQFSVPLTLFGNVKSAKDGLDIKRGGIFPIVHGIRTLSLEYAIEEKNTFERIEALRKKRILEPETADNLNEALKLFFKIRLHQQLSKQETLNNIDIKQLDRTERDLLRHSLHVVKKFKQFLGFHYQIRD, via the coding sequence ATGCCTGACAAATTTAATATGCAATCTCCCCCGTTCGATCGTCTGACCGATGCTCAGCAAACTCGGCTGCGCTCGTCCTTAGATGTGGCGTACTATCGAACTCGAGATGTCATTTTATCTAGCGGGCAGACCAACCCTCACTTGCACATATTGATCAAAGGCGCAGTCGAAGAACGTTCCAAAGACCAATCCGAAGTGTTCGCTCACTACGCCAATGACGACATGTTTGACGTGCGTTCACTGTTTGAAGAATGCGTTCGACATCAATACATCGCGCTGGAAGACACCCTTTCGTACTTGCTGCCAAAAGACGTTTTTCTCGAGCTTTATAACGAGAATGGCCAGTTCGCAGCTTACTTCGACAACAACTTATCCAAACGACAAGAACTCATCGAAGCCGCGCAGCAACAGCAAAACTTGGCCGAATTCATTCTGACCAAAGTCGATAACAGCATTTATCATCCGCCGATGATCCTCGCGCCAGAAACGCCAATCAACGAGGTAACTCGAACTCTAAAAGATAACGGCATCGATGCTGCATTGGTTCAGCTCCACGACGATGACCCGCGATTGGAAAAATGGCCGTCAGCTCACCCGTACGCCATCGTGACTCGTACCAACATGCTGCACTCGGTTATGTTGGATAATTGCGCCGTGGACACACCTGTAGGTGAGATCGCAACTTTCCCTGTCTACCATGTTGATGACGGGGATTTTCTGTTTAACGCCATGATCACCATGACACGTAATCGCATGAAACGTTTGATGGTCTGCGAAGGCAATCGCGCGGTGGGCATGCTCGACATGACACAGATTCTGAGCGCGTTTTCGACGCACTCCCATGTGTTAACACTCAGCATTGCACGAGCAAGCAGCGTAGAAGAACTGGCGTTAGCCTCAAATCGTCAACGTCAACTGGTAGAGAGCTTGCTGAGAAACGGCATCCGCACTCGCTTCATCATGGAACTCATCTCTGCGGTAAACGAACAAATTATCGAAAAAGCCTTTGAACTGGTGGTGCCACCCGCTTTGCACGACCACTGTTGTTTGATCGTGCTGGGCTCAGAAGGGCGTGGCGAGCAAATTCTTAAGACCGACCAAGACAACGCGCTCATTATTGAAGACGGGCTAGAATGGCCGCATTGCGAACAAGTGATGCAATCATTCACCCACACTCTGCAGCAACTTGGTTACCCACTCTGCCCCGGAAAAGTGATGGTCAACAACCCGAAATGGGTCAAAACACAGCAAGAGTGGATCCACACCTTAGATCATTGGATTGCGAAGGCGGAGCCTGAACCAATCATGGACTTGGCGATTTTCAGTGACGCACATGCAGTAGCAGGAAATCGAGAGCTTCTCATCCCAATAGCAAACCATCTCAGAGACAGCATGAAAGATCGCATGCTGGTTTTGTCGGATTTCACGCGCCCTGCTTTGCAATTTTCTGTGCCCCTTACTCTGTTTGGCAACGTAAAAAGTGCCAAGGATGGCTTGGATATCAAACGTGGTGGCATCTTCCCTATCGTGCATGGTATTCGCACCTTGTCGTTGGAATATGCGATTGAAGAAAAAAACACCTTTGAACGCATCGAAGCACTAAGAAAAAAACGCATCTTAGAACCTGAGACCGCAGACAACTTAAACGAAGCGTTGAAGCTGTTCTTTAAGATTCGCCTTCATCAGCAATTGAGTAAACAAGAAACACTTAACAACATTGATATCAAACAGTTAGACCGAACCGAGCGTGACTTGCTGCGTCATAGCTTGCATGTGGTGAAGAAGTTTAAGCAGTTCTTGGGCTTCCACTATCAAATCCGCGATTAA
- a CDS encoding 3'-5' exonuclease yields the protein MNWLQRKYWHYKLKGSPYQSLFCAPHKTEFVSLDCETTSLDPNRAELVTIAATKIIDNRILTSQPFEVRLRAPQSLDSRSVKIHKIRHQDLADGISEKEALLKLLAFIGNRPLVGYHIRYDKKILDLACQRQLGFPLPNPLIEVSQIYHDKLERHLPNAYFDLSLDAICKHLELPIQDKHDALQDAISAALVFVRLTKGDLPNLTAPYT from the coding sequence ATGAACTGGTTACAACGCAAATATTGGCATTACAAACTGAAAGGCTCGCCTTATCAGTCGCTGTTTTGTGCGCCACACAAAACCGAGTTTGTGTCTCTAGATTGTGAGACCACCAGCCTTGATCCGAACCGTGCTGAGTTGGTAACCATCGCGGCAACCAAAATCATCGACAACCGCATCCTTACCAGTCAGCCTTTTGAGGTACGCCTACGTGCGCCCCAATCGTTAGATTCTAGGTCAGTGAAGATTCATAAAATTCGCCATCAAGATCTGGCTGATGGTATCAGCGAAAAAGAAGCGTTGCTGAAACTGCTCGCGTTCATCGGCAACCGTCCTTTAGTCGGATATCACATTCGCTATGACAAAAAAATTCTCGACCTTGCCTGCCAAAGGCAACTCGGCTTCCCACTGCCAAACCCATTGATTGAAGTCAGCCAGATTTATCACGACAAATTAGAACGGCATTTACCCAATGCCTACTTCGACTTAAGTCTGGATGCGATTTGCAAGCACCTGGAACTGCCCATTCAAGATAAACACGACGCACTGCAAGATGCGATTTCTGCCGCCTTGGTTTTTGTGCGCCTCACCAAGGGCGATCTGCCAAATCTCACCGCGCCATACACATAA
- the acs gene encoding acetate--CoA ligase, whose protein sequence is MSEAHVYPVKENIKTHTHADNDTYLAMYQQSVTDPEGFWNEHGKIVDWIKPFTKVKNTSFDTGHVDIRWFEDGTLNVSANCIDRHLAEHGDDVAIIWEGDDPADDKTLTFNELHKEVCKFSNALKDQGVRKGDVVCLYMPMVPEAAIAMLACTRIGAVHTVVFGGFSPEALSGRIIDSDAKVVITADEGVRGGRAVPLKKNVDEALTNPEVKTISKVVVLKRTGGNVDWHEHRDVWWHEATAKVSDVCPPEEMKAEDPLFILYTSGSTGKPKGVLHTTGGYLVYAAMTFKYVFDYQPGETFWCTADVGWITGHTYLIYGPLANGAKTILFEGVPNYPNTSRMSEVVDKHQVNILYTAPTAIRALMAKGNEAVAGTSRSSLRIMGSVGEPINPEAWEWYYKTIGNENSPIVDTWWQTETGGILIAPLPGATDLKPGSATRPFFGVQPALVDNMGNILEDTVAEGNLVILDSWPGQMRTVYGDHERFEQTYFSTFKGMYFTSDGARRDEDGYYWITGRVDDVLNVSGHRMGTAEIESALVAHHKIAEAAIVGIPHDIKGQAIYAYITLNDGEFPSAELHKEVKDWVRKEIGPIATPDVLHWTDSLPKTRSGKIMRRILRKIATGDTSNLGDTSTLADPSVVDKLIAEKAELV, encoded by the coding sequence ATGAGCGAAGCCCACGTTTATCCGGTAAAAGAAAATATTAAAACTCATACACACGCGGATAATGATACCTACCTAGCCATGTATCAGCAGTCGGTCACCGATCCAGAGGGCTTCTGGAACGAGCACGGCAAAATCGTTGATTGGATCAAACCTTTCACCAAAGTAAAAAACACCTCATTCGACACCGGCCACGTAGACATTCGCTGGTTTGAAGATGGCACACTGAACGTATCTGCAAACTGTATCGACCGTCATCTCGCAGAACACGGCGACGACGTAGCGATCATCTGGGAAGGCGATGATCCAGCAGACGACAAAACGCTGACTTTCAACGAACTGCACAAAGAAGTGTGCAAGTTCTCTAACGCATTAAAAGACCAAGGCGTGCGCAAAGGCGACGTGGTGTGTTTATACATGCCAATGGTGCCAGAAGCAGCTATCGCTATGCTGGCGTGTACACGCATCGGCGCGGTGCATACCGTGGTATTTGGTGGTTTCTCACCAGAAGCACTGTCTGGTCGTATCATCGACTCTGACGCGAAAGTTGTGATCACTGCGGACGAAGGTGTGCGCGGTGGACGTGCCGTTCCGCTGAAAAAGAACGTGGACGAAGCACTCACTAATCCAGAAGTAAAAACCATCAGCAAGGTTGTGGTACTAAAACGCACAGGCGGCAATGTAGATTGGCATGAGCATCGTGACGTTTGGTGGCACGAAGCAACCGCAAAAGTATCTGATGTTTGTCCACCAGAAGAGATGAAAGCCGAAGACCCACTGTTCATCCTTTACACATCTGGCTCGACAGGCAAACCAAAAGGCGTACTTCACACCACAGGTGGCTACCTTGTTTATGCGGCCATGACGTTTAAATACGTCTTCGATTACCAACCAGGTGAAACCTTCTGGTGTACCGCAGACGTAGGCTGGATTACTGGCCACACGTACCTTATCTACGGACCACTTGCGAACGGCGCGAAAACAATCCTGTTCGAAGGTGTACCAAACTACCCGAACACAAGCCGTATGAGCGAAGTGGTCGATAAGCATCAAGTGAACATTCTGTACACCGCACCAACGGCTATTCGTGCGCTGATGGCAAAAGGCAACGAAGCGGTTGCTGGCACGTCTCGCTCAAGCCTTCGCATCATGGGCTCAGTGGGCGAACCAATCAACCCAGAGGCATGGGAGTGGTACTACAAAACGATCGGTAACGAAAATTCACCTATCGTCGACACTTGGTGGCAAACGGAAACCGGCGGCATCTTGATCGCTCCACTTCCGGGCGCGACAGATCTCAAACCAGGTTCAGCAACTCGCCCATTCTTCGGCGTACAACCTGCGCTGGTTGATAACATGGGTAATATCCTTGAAGACACCGTGGCTGAAGGTAACTTGGTAATTCTTGATTCTTGGCCAGGTCAAATGCGTACGGTTTACGGCGACCATGAACGTTTCGAACAAACCTACTTCTCAACCTTTAAAGGCATGTACTTCACCAGTGACGGTGCGCGTCGCGACGAAGACGGCTACTACTGGATCACTGGCCGCGTCGATGACGTACTGAACGTGTCTGGACACCGTATGGGCACCGCTGAAATTGAATCTGCGCTAGTCGCGCATCATAAAATTGCCGAAGCCGCGATTGTTGGTATTCCACACGACATCAAAGGCCAAGCGATCTACGCCTACATCACGCTCAACGATGGCGAGTTCCCATCTGCAGAGCTGCACAAAGAAGTGAAAGATTGGGTGCGTAAAGAGATTGGTCCAATTGCAACGCCTGACGTACTGCACTGGACAGACTCTCTACCAAAGACTCGTTCAGGTAAGATCATGCGTCGTATTCTGCGTAAGATTGCGACAGGTGATACAAGCAACCTAGGCGATACTTCAACGCTTGCAGATCCAAGTGTAGTAGACAAACTCATCGCCGAAAAAGCAGAACTGGTATAA
- the aroQ gene encoding type II 3-dehydroquinate dehydratase produces MSAKSRILVLNGPNLNLLGLREPTHYGNNTLAQIVDALTEQAHNAGVELEHLQSNREYELIEAIHAAYGKIDFIIINPAAFTHTSVALRDALLGVAIPFIEVHLSNVHAREPFRHHSYLSDKAEGVICGLGAQGYEFALSAAIKKLQAK; encoded by the coding sequence ATGTCTGCAAAGTCACGGATTCTTGTTCTAAACGGACCAAATCTTAACCTATTAGGTCTGCGTGAACCGACACACTATGGTAACAACACCCTAGCACAAATTGTGGACGCTTTGACTGAACAAGCGCACAACGCAGGGGTGGAACTGGAACACCTACAATCAAATCGTGAGTACGAACTGATTGAAGCCATTCATGCCGCTTACGGCAAGATTGATTTCATCATCATCAATCCAGCTGCTTTCACTCACACCAGTGTAGCACTGCGAGATGCATTACTTGGCGTGGCCATCCCATTTATCGAGGTGCACCTATCGAACGTGCATGCACGTGAGCCGTTTCGTCATCACTCTTACCTGTCTGATAAGGCAGAAGGCGTGATCTGCGGTTTAGGCGCACAAGGTTATGAATTCGCTCTGTCTGCCGCGATTAAAAAGCTACAGGCAAAGTAA
- the accB gene encoding acetyl-CoA carboxylase biotin carboxyl carrier protein gives MDIRKIKKLIELVEESGIAELEISEGEESVRISRHGTAAPAPVHYAAAPVAAPAPVAAPVADAPAAEAPAAAVPAGHQVLSPMVGTFYRSPSPDAKSFVEVGQKVNAGDTLCIVEAMKMMNQIEADKSGVVTAILVEDGQPVEFDQPLVVIE, from the coding sequence ATGGATATTCGTAAAATCAAGAAGCTAATCGAGTTAGTTGAAGAGTCTGGCATTGCTGAGCTAGAGATTTCTGAAGGTGAAGAGTCAGTACGCATCAGTCGTCACGGCACAGCAGCTCCAGCACCAGTTCACTACGCAGCAGCTCCAGTAGCAGCACCTGCGCCAGTAGCAGCACCTGTAGCAGACGCGCCAGCAGCTGAAGCTCCAGCAGCAGCGGTACCTGCAGGTCACCAAGTTCTTTCTCCAATGGTTGGTACTTTCTACCGCTCTCCAAGTCCTGATGCGAAATCATTCGTAGAAGTTGGCCAAAAAGTTAACGCTGGCGACACGCTATGTATCGTTGAAGCAATGAAGATGATGAACCAAATCGAAGCGGACAAATCTGGCGTTGTTACTGCAATCCTAGTTGAAGACGGCCAACCAGTTGAATTCGACCAACCTCTAGTTGTAATCGAATAA